One Streptomyces lincolnensis genomic region harbors:
- a CDS encoding NADPH-dependent FMN reductase translates to MTLTTVVASTRPGRVGRSVADWFSARAAECDEFESHTVDLRELALPFFDEPHPPALRQYTKSHTREWSRIVDASDAFVFVTPEYNGGFPAPLKNAWDYLVVEWRHKPAGFVSYGGVSAGTRAVQMGKQVVANLRMLPIGPTVSIPFVNECVEEGAFRPGKIHEAAAEQVLDELVRTARVMRRLRSGTY, encoded by the coding sequence ATGACCCTCACCACCGTGGTGGCCAGTACGCGTCCCGGACGGGTGGGCAGGTCCGTCGCGGACTGGTTCTCTGCCCGGGCGGCCGAGTGCGACGAGTTCGAGTCGCACACCGTCGACCTGCGGGAACTCGCCCTGCCCTTCTTCGACGAGCCGCATCCGCCCGCCCTGCGTCAGTACACGAAGAGCCACACCCGTGAGTGGAGCCGGATCGTCGACGCGTCGGACGCGTTCGTGTTCGTCACCCCGGAGTACAACGGCGGTTTCCCCGCCCCGTTGAAGAACGCGTGGGACTACCTCGTCGTGGAGTGGCGGCACAAGCCGGCCGGCTTCGTGAGCTACGGAGGTGTCTCGGCGGGCACCCGGGCGGTTCAGATGGGCAAGCAGGTCGTCGCGAACCTGAGGATGCTGCCGATCGGTCCGACCGTGAGCATCCCGTTCGTCAACGAGTGCGTCGAGGAAGGGGCCTTCCGGCCCGGCAAGATTCACGAGGCCGCTGCCGAGCAGGTGCTCGACGAGCTGGTGCGCACCGCCCGCGTC